Sequence from the Ostrea edulis chromosome 8, xbOstEdul1.1, whole genome shotgun sequence genome:
AGATGAGCTGACATGATATTATTCGGTTTTACATAATCAACatatagtgctcacggcgggtgtgaccagtgacggcgggtgtgaccagtgaCCAGTGGATGCTTACTTGATGATAATTggttttcttcactttttcatcagGAATCTTATTTAGATAGAACCAGTCGTAGATAAGCTCAGGATTTTAATATCAATGAGTAGTCAGATGCCTCTTACATTGTCTGAAATCTAATCTCAGCTGGTCTAGGAGGTTACTGCTTTACTGCATAACTAAAAGCTGTACTGACATCAGATTCCTGATACACTGCGTCTCATCTTATCTAGGAGTGAGCATCATCTATTATCTGACATCAGATTTCTTGACACATTACATGGAATCTCACATCAGCTTATCTAGGAGATTGCTGATCAGACTCCTGATAATTCAGGAGTACTATTCAAAAGCAGTATTTAaggaacgacctaacaattgatatgaaacacgtcagacaagaTTCGACATCACGACAGATTGTATTCGCAAATAAGATCATCACAattactgttgaaaccccactCCGTGTCTCACCCTCTCACTATCAATAGTCTGACTCGATTATATGCACAATTTGTACTTTTTTAGATGATCACACATCGGACAAGAAAAAGGCAAAGTATATGTTCATCTCCGACAGTTTGAAAggtttgatatttgtattcatATGTAAACCATCTTAGAATTACATTGCTCACTTGTCCTGACCCATTTTGTTCCTGATCTATTTTGAGCGTAGGTTGGACATTTCACTTATCTTCATATAATTTGTACCTGAAATAGTTTGCACATATGTTGGTAATATCACTTTCCCTGACAATATTTTGTTCCTGACATTTTTGAACATAGGTTGGATTCCTCTGGCTGTTATCTCCATAATAGCAATCCTCGTCATCAGTTTTGGAATAGTCGACATTCTGAAGACGTAAGAAAAAgattaaacaaaaaacaacaaccgcATTGGTGATGTTTACGTTGCGGATGTAACATATAAATGTGACTGCTCttcttgaaaacaaatttaTCCAAATTAAAATCACTTTTGAAATGACAGTCAATAATAtatactaatacatgtacctgttatCATAATCATGGTAGATCTCACTATCAGCGCACATCTCAAGAGGACGCAGAACTAAATAGTGGACTCCAAGCGATAGGGGGAAAAGGCACTACACTGACAGCAAATAAAGGAGACAACGATATAAAAAACAAACCTAAACAAAGTCATACAACTACGGTAGAAAATGGTAATTATGGAAAATACACTTTTGTAGAACAGTGAACTAAAAACTAAAACAGCGACAGGTTCACACTCAGAAATCAAATCGGTATATACCGGTTCAGTGAATAGCGGTTATGCTCACACAATAGTTTCTTCTTCCGCAAGTAAAGAAAATTCAAGAAACACAATTTCAATGTCAAGTTCAGGGACAAAGTCTCTATCAGAAAAATCATAAGCCATACCATCAGATTCTAATacaaataatgatttatattcaGCGATACCATAAGatttaaatacaaataatgatttatattcaGCGATACCGTCAGATTCAAATGCATATAATGATTTATATTCAGCAGTGGGATCTTTAAAAGCTACAAACAAGCCATCAAATTCATCAGAAAGAAGGTTGAAAAGCAGCTCATCTCTACTATATGGCGTTAATGCTACAACGCCATCTGATTTGATAGCTAATAAATTGGTAGACGGCACTGTGGAAGCAATGAGATTAAGCGATGGATATTCTAAAGAAACATTTGTTAACTCTTCACAATCTAGGATCTCCATCTTGAAAACGTTGACCTCCATGGCTACAAAGCCAAGAAAAGTTCTGCGACAGTCATCCTATAATTCTACAGGACAGATTTATTCTAGTCGGCACACAGATTCAActgatgaaatatataaatcttCTAGGAATTACATCACGATTCCTACTACGAAAAGCATTGATTCTCATTTCCGACCTACTACTAGGGCATTGATATTTACTAATTGGAGCTTCGAAGAGTCAAAATCGTTTTCATTACCTCAATTAATTGAATCATCGTCACAGCCGAGAAAAACCTCGTTTAAACATTCCTCTCAACTTACGCTGCAGTTTATAGATGCACACACTAGTGCAACAGCTAAGTACCCTAGAAAATCTACCCGTCCAATGTATAAATCTCTACAGACAACCAATCATTCGTTAAATCAGAAAGTAAATGTAAAGAGAATAACAAATTCTCGATTTAGACAAAAATTGACCAAAACAATTCGTTCAACAAGAAAATCTATAACAATACcatcaataaaaacaacaacagtatcgccaagaaaaacatttccaccaccaccaccaccaaaatcAACACCAACGAGGACACCACCGACAACAAAATCAACATCAGCACCACCAAAGATAAAACCAACATCGCCATCTATGACAAAAGTAACAAACTTATCAccaataataaaaacaacagcattaccaacaacaaaacaaacaaaagcaaagcaccaccaacaaaaaccaccaCCACTAACGACAGCAACAGCACTACGaaagataaaaacaacaacacaacctATGATAAAAACGACCATAGCACCATTATCGACAAAAACAGCAACAACATCGTCATTGACAAAAACTGCAACATCATCACCATTGACAAAAACAGCAACATCATCACCGTTGACAAAAACAGCAACAACATCGCCATTGACAAAAACTGCAACATCATCACCATTGACAAAAACAGCAACATCGCCATCGACAAAAACAGCAACAACATCGCCATcgacaaaaacaacaacatcatCACCGTTGACAAAAACTGCAACATCATCACCATTGACAAAAACAGCAACATCGCCATCGACCAAAACAGCAACAACATCGCCATCGACAAAAACTGCAACATCATCACCATTGACAAAAACAGCAACATCATCGCCATCGACAAAAACAGCAACAACATCGCCATcgacaaaaacaacaacatcatCACCGTTGACAAAAACAGCAACAACATCGCCATTGACAAAAACTGCAACATCATCACCATTGACAAAAACAGCAACATCGCCATCGACCAAAACAGCAACAACATCGCCATCGACAAAAACTGCAACATCATCACCATTGACAAAAACAGCAACATCATCGCCATCGACAAAAACAGCAACAACATCGCCATCGACAAAAACAACATCATCACCGTTGACAAAAACAGCAACAACATCGCCATTGACAAAAAATGCAACATCATCACCATTGACAAAAACAGCAACATCGCCATCGACAAAAACTGCAACATCATCACCATTGACAAAAACCGCAACAGCACCCTTGATGATAAATACAACAACAGCACTACTAATGGCAGAAATGACAGCACCATTAACAATGGAGAAAGGTACAACAAAACAATCCCTGCCTAGAAAGCAATGGAGGGTACCTTTACACTGTTCTGGGAAGAACCTGCGTGATGAGAAGTTGGAGTTCTACATGGCTGGAACAAAGGCGACGGTAGGTCTACTGGAGCTAGAGAGAGACAACAACGGTTGGGCGCTAGAGGATGACGACTCCTCAATGAACATCACCATTCACAGCAAATACATGGACAAATGGGGCCTGAAAATTTATCGCATCGAAGTAGGTACATTTATCTGTCACCTAAACTGTATAATTTTTATGGAAGGCATTCACGTGCATACATTGTTGTATTACAGTACATTATGGAAAAAACCCGGTGATGTGCTTAATTGTTCTGTAGGCAGACGTGAATGTCAGTGCCCGTGTTTTGTGGGAAGATATGGTAATGAATGTGGAAGATACAGCTAGCTGGAATAAAGACATGAAAAAAGTCAAGGTAACAAGGAAGAATAATTAATCTTTGATCATGCATTATATATTAATACAAACATTTGATGTGTGTTCAAGCTAATGAACTTTATGACTGGTCATTTCTGAATAGAAACTAATTATTCTAAAATGATCATATCAACAAGAAGaaaaatctaaataaaaacGTCAAGATAATTTCATAAAcgctgtaaagaatacaaaattgagacaTAGAGACTAGACAAACACGGTCTTATTCTTCCAGCAATTGGAACAAGTAAATTCCTGCACGGACATTATTCGCCAGACGATGCACGAGATAGCTGGTCTGATGTCCTCCCGGTCACTATTGTTGGTCAGGCAGTGGTCAAGCAGCAGTGGAATGTTTATCATTGCTACGTCATCAATGACAGCACCTCGATATCCAAATCCGGACAATATTGTGATGTAAGCATCAAAATTTTATCATGAGATAATCAAACTTCTGAATGAAATCTTACGTTATGATTGATTGCAATGGTTCATGATTTCAAGAAGTTGTTCATCTTATAATCTTATACTATGAAGTCGAAAGTTTGTCATTGACTTTTGTTGAGGTTGATATTTAGAGAATAATACTTGACACAATTTGTATCATACCCCATATCAACCCGAGACTCCAATATCAGCCCGAGGGCCGTAGGCCCAAGGGCTGATATTGGTCGAGGGTTGATATGGGGTATGATGCAGATTTTGCCatgtattgttgtttttatcatatgtttgaaaatagtGACCACAattcacatacatattatgctatcagtaagtaatagcgagcgaagctcgcgtcgcgaagcgacgcgacgagctcgttccaatgattacacatatgagtcacgtgatttgctcttcatcagctgaaaaaaaatgcttctggaaaaatgtcgccgtcactgcggtatacttcattgacaatcccgtaattaaaataattaaattgtttagaaagtaccataaacgtttttaaattccagacaagctttttcatagcttcaaacgttttgtttttgcttggtttgaaagagagaaaaaaattgcagcTAATGTGACGTAaaaatgtaactgtttacatccaccgcgctatatttcccgcgttaaatgaagaggcggataaaatgtctataagtcttgttgcaagatgttaatgggcttcgctcgtctcaacggtcacaccgtacaacaccgcgaagcgacgcgacgagctcgctccaatgattgcacatatgagtcacgtgatttgctcttcatcagctgaaaaaataTTAGTATTACtcataatgcttctggaaaatgtcgccgtcactgcggtataattcattgacaaacccgtaattaaaataattagattgtttagaaagtaccataaacctttttaaattccagacaagctttctcaaagttttaaacgttttgttttgcttggtttgagagaagaagaaaaaaattgcagctaatatgacgtcacaatgtaactgtttacatccactgcgttatatttcccgcgttaaatgaagaggcggataaaagtcgtgttgcaagatgttaatggcttcgctcgtctcaacggtgacaccgtacaacatattacaTTTTTAGAGTCATTGAcggataatttaaaaaaaaaaaacccgattaaatgtatttcatagaagatatttaatgaatttatgaaataaaataacaatttaGATAACACCATCAACACCAGGGAAACTGTTTCCATTCTTTTTAGTTTCATTTATCAATTCATCTACTTCTCCAATTCGTCTCGCTAAAGATTCTAACGTTCTCTCTCCCATTTCTACCTTTCTccattttgtttacaaatatcgTCTGCTTTCCAGCGGAAAAATTCCGAGGTACTCCGAATGAAAACTACAGAGGTGTTCCAGAAACGTATAATAAAGGGTGCTGATCAGAACCTATTTTGACCTATTTTCCACAAGCACCTAAAGTGTGAATAGcatgtatagatcttatgtacacactcccaataaaaaaatgaatatgtgattttcaTACATCGTTCTGGATAGTTACTTTTCTATCAGCTTCTGAGATGACCACTTGAACACTAATATATGACAaattaatgtaaacaaacaaacatgggGCTACCCACTTCAAGGCTGATCCACGGAGTATATTATGAACACAGGCACGCGCCCTTTattacacaccctgtatcaATACAGGGTGTGTAATAAAGGGCGCGTGCCTGTGTTCATATCAGGGCTGCAGAAATCCTGTATTATATAACAAATAGATAATAAACAGATATATCAATCCAAGAAATATGATATTAACACAGGCAAAATTCACAGTAAGTAAAAGTCattaattgttttatcatatgGCGATATTTACACTCCTATATAACTATCCAAAGgaaaccggggggggggggggggggggggcaacaaataaacataaaatacGACTAATAAAATTGATGACATTTTGGGTTTGGATGAAAGACACAAGTAGAACTACATTAACTATTTGAGATATTCATCGAAATTCCTTCGGTAAAGCTGTTTAtaccacaggtgcttgtggacaggacttccggtaccccccttcttttatttttaaatgttcaattccttgggtatttcggacgtatttttgataaaatatgtaacttcagaggttatctatttcaatggaatacacaaatctcgcatagaaaccgtttttaaaaatgtcatatcaccgatcataatatatgaacaaggtgtgcaactcagccagcgacatgttgaaaaaatctacacctcgctgagaaatcctattgaaaaaacaccaataatgcatataccaactgaaaagaacggtcattctaaatctactgatgattcgtggattaaatgcatcgctatttggtgcgcaataatTACTTCACATCgctcaatttcatcgttttaacctcgctacttctcatttctgactataacgaacggaagttgtgatgttggaatatttctgtcgcagccaactatttttagaacgagaaAACCCGAGACGAGGTCTTCCGAATACCATTAGCTACACGAAAAGGGAAGAGAATACCGATCATAGTAATCAAGTCTAGCCAAAGAgggtcatacatgtaatttcatttaaCTGGTCAAGTCGGTTGTGGAAAGACTAGCACAtccacaaatataattaaaaacctCATAGTGTTGGGTAGGTAATTTATCATGGAAATCAGAAAGAACCATGAAAGCACAATATATTGACAATGTTCCACATTTCAGTTATAAGGCCAACTATATAGCATTGGCtaacatttgttttttaaaaagaaacaaaatagttTATCAAGCCCCTTACATATGATCAGATCCAAATTcgattaaaaatataaaaagtagggggggggggggtaacaaaTTAATTGATAAAGGAATGTCAAAACTTTATGTTATAACTTAAATATAagattaaacaaatatcaacaaCCAGCACTTGTGCATGCATCGCacacatattttgtgtatagttcacatcatgataaaaaaaaaactaaccgcTTCTACCCCTACCCCACTCCCAATATCATTTTAGATAATTACAATCAAACATCGATATGTTCAGTATGACCTAATGACAGGGGTTCAGGCCTCCACCATTCTCCGAAGAACATACATGATTCGACTTTTTGGTTGAAACTCTACTGCTTATCAGCAATGTCTTGCAAACACAATAAAGTCAACTCATGTAGgttattcgggggggggggggggggggggggggggcattgtgTCAACACCATTATGATCCAAATCATATCGTATAGGGTTAAGAGTTTACAATGATAGTATATTGGATATATCAAAAGTGGTATGGTTCCAATAATGTGTAAGTGTGCATGTCTTTAAAGTCTTTCCACAAccgatttgaaatattttgatcgGTATTCTCTTTCCTTTTCGTGTAGCTAATGGTATTCGGAAGACCTCGTCCCGGGTTttctcgttctaaaaatagttggctgcgacagaaatattccagcattacaacttccgttcgttatagtcagaaatgagaagtggcgaggttaaaacgatgaaattgagcGGTGTGAAGTAGttattgcgcaccaaatagcgatgcatttaatccacgaatcatcagtagatttagaatgaccgttcttttcagttggtataTGCAGTATTGGTGTtttttcgataggatttctcagcgaggtgtagattttttcaacatgtcgctggctgagttgcacaccttgttcatatattatgatcggtgatatgacatttttaaaaacggtttctatgcgagatttgtgtattccattgaaatagataacctctgaagttacatattttatcaaaaatacgtccgaaatacccaaggaattgaacatttaaaaataaaagaaggggggtaccggaagtcctgtccacaagcacctgtggttTACACTCCGTGGATCAGCCTTGAAGTGGGTAGCcccatgtttgtttgtttacattaattTGTCATATATTAGTGTTCAAGTGGTCATCTCAGAAGCTTATAGAAAAGTAACGATCCAGAACGATGTAtgaaaatcacatattcatttttttattgggagtgtgtacataagatctatacatgCTATTCACACTTTAGGTGCTTGTGGAAAATAGGTCAATCGCAGCATCTCATTGTGAAGCAAGTTGGTTTGGTTTGAGTtgtaatggttatcttctagcatccgagtaataatagatgggcggtccttctgtcACGAGTGCTCGGAGCGCACGAGTGagagaaggaccgcccatctctGTATAATGatcgaataattttaaaatagattaaaacaaagatattaaa
This genomic interval carries:
- the LOC130049619 gene encoding glycosyltransferase-like protein gnt13, whose amino-acid sequence is MHTLVQQLSTLENLPVQSPPTKTTTTNDSNSTTKDKNNNTTYDKNDHSTIIDKNSNNIVIDKNCNIITIDKNSNIITVDKNSNNIAIDKNCNIITIDKNSNIAIDKNSNNIAIDKNNNIITVDKNCNIITIDKNSNIAIDQNSNNIAIDKNCNIITIDKNSNIIAIDKNSNNIAIDKNNNIITVDKNSNNIAIDKNCNIITIDKNSNIAIDQNSNNIAIDKNCNIITIDKNSNIIAIDKNSNNIAIDKNNIITVDKNSNNIAIDKKCNIITIDKNSNIAIDKNCNIITIDKNRNSTLDDKYNNSTTNGRNDSTINNGERYNKTIPA
- the LOC125662799 gene encoding steroidogenic acute regulatory protein, mitochondrial-like codes for the protein MAGTKATVGLLELERDNNGWALEDDDSSMNITIHSKYMDKWGLKIYRIEADVNVSARVLWEDMVMNVEDTASWNKDMKKVKQLEQVNSCTDIIRQTMHEIAGLMSSRSLLLVRQWSSSSGMFIIATSSMTAPRYPNPDNIVM